TTTCCACGCTTTTTCTGTTCCAACTTCAATTCCTGAACTTGCATCTATTACAATTACTGCACTGCTGGCAACTCTTAACGCTCCATATACCTCACCTACGAAATCAAAATATCCAGGAGTATCAAGGAAATTAATTTTAGTATTATCATACTCTACAGGTATGATTGATGTGCTGATAGAAACTTGTCGATCTTTCTCTTCTTTATCGAAATCGGAAACAGTATTTCCGTCTTCAACTTTGCCTATACGATTTATAACTTTAGTATCAAATAAAAATGCTTCGGTTAATGATGTTTTGCCACAGCTACTGTGGCCAATCAAGGCAACGTTTCTAATTTGGTCAGTGTTATACGTTTTCATTCGCTTTATTCCTCCTAATAGATTCTGCTTATTTATTATATTTTACATTATAAAGTATGATTAATCAATATAATTTTAATTATGTGACTTATTTGTTAAATTATGCAAACAATATTAAAAATTTATTGTTAAAAATAAGTCAATGCATAATTAAACCATTATTGAATTTATGTACATAATAATACTTTGCAAATTTCAAATGCCAGTGATATAATTTTCAAAAGTACAATTAAGGACAGCATTATGAACGAAATAATACTCAATTACATAGCGCAGGCAGTTTTGGGAGGTGCGTCAGGTTACATAACTAACGACTATGCCATAAACATGCTTTTTAAAGAATATACCCCCCTTAAAATCGGAGGCGTCATTAAAAAAACAAGATCGGAATTTATTGATAATCTCAGCAGTATGGTTGAAAACGACATAATAAACACTGAAAAGTTTCAGCAGATACTCAACGATGAATGTTTAAAAAAAGAATTTGATGCAATGACATCGGATTTTTATAAGAGCTGCCTATATGATGCAGTTGGAAGTAATCGCCTGCAGCAAATTGAAGGCTTTGACGAAACGTTAGAATCAACTGACACTTTCATATCAGATATTATTAACAAATACATGCCTGATTTATATGAAATTATGCTTGATAAACTTGACCCGGGTGTATTTTTAACTCCAAAACAGCTGAGCAGTATAAGCAACTCAATATATTCTGCAGTTTATGAAACAATAGATACTTCCGATATACTGAAAGATACTCTTATGTCCGTATATAGGCATAACAGTAACTTGGTTCTCGGAAATATAATAGACCGTAATATATATGAAAATATCATAGGAAATATTATTGAAATACTTTTAAATAAATATCCCGAAAAATTTAAGACCATAATTGATGAAATTTTAGATTCCTTGGGAATTAATGAATCCTTCAAATCTGCGGAAAAGGTGTTTTATGACAAAAAAATCGGAGAAATTGTTATGCTTGATGAAATTCCGGAAAATTTGCATAACAGAATATCTTCGTATGTGGATTCAAAGGAAGGAACAGAACGTATCGGAAATCTTATAAGTTCTATATTTTCATTTGGAAAAAATTGTGATAAATCACTGTTTGACCTCCTGGATACATCTTTTGAAAGCAGTCTTAAAATTTACCTCACAGACAACATTCCTTACGTAACCGAAAACATTATTGGCTGGATTAAAGAAAACAGCAATTTGATAGATACTCTGATTGAACAGTCAATGGATGAAGTTGTAAAAGAGTCAGACGGATTAAAAGCAAAGATGCTGTCTACAATTAAAACTGTGTATTTAAATAATTTGAGCAAAAAATACAGCCTGGCAGACAAAATAATATCTTACATTAGAAAAGTTTCAAATTCTGAAAAACTGGGAAACATACTTAGTGATAAGCTTATTGATTTATTAGAGAGCCTTACAATTCGAGAAATATTTGAGGAAGCAGAAAGAAATAATATAACACCCGAAAAAATCAGCTTATTCATAAGAAATTACATCAGGCAAAATTCGCGATCCTTTATTAATTCTTTCACCGAATATATTGCAGAAAAGAAAGCCGGTGATATATTTTCTGCCGAATTAATAAGAGATGATGTATTACCCGGCCTTATGAAGCAATTTTCTGAATTTTTGCCATCTGAAACTGTAAAAAATTATCTGACACAGATTGCTGCTAATGGCGCATCCTGCTTATTAGATAAAGAATTAAGACACCTAGTTAATGAAAAACAGGCTGAATGTTCGGCAGAAAAGCTTAGCCTTCTCATAGGTAAAGCAATATCTTCCATGGAAGATTCCATAAAAAAATGGATTGGTATAAATGCAGAAAATTTAGCGGTAAATTTGACATCAAAAAACCTGAATCAGGAGACTGTTGATACATTAAATGACAGCTTATACAAAGCCTACATAAATGGCGCTGAAAAAGTAAGACCTGCACCTGTTTCTTTTGTATTGGATAAATTAAATTCAATAGATGACCTGGTTGAAAACAGTTCAGATTCTCTGCGCACATATGCAGTTGATAATTCTGGAATAATTTTAAACGGATCAATAAAAGCAATTGTTTCGGACAATTTAAACAAACTGGATGACAAAGCTCTTGTGAACCTTGCAAATGATTTTATCGGCAGAGAGTTAAAACCGATAATGTATTTTGGGGGTATGTTGGGTATAGTAGCCGGCTTAATTCTTGCCACTTTCCATACGGTTTCTCCCGGGCCAACGGTAATCAGAACAGCTAATATGGCAGCATATGCACTGGTAGGATATATGACAAATGTAATTGCAATAAATATGATTTTCAAACCCTACAGGAAAAACAAGCTGCTTTCGAAACTGCCATTTTTCCGCAATTTCTCTTTGGGATACATAATAAAAAACCAGAGTACCTTTGCTCAAAAGACGGCACAATTTATAGATAAAAACCTGCTTAACAAGAAAAGCATAAGCGAATTGTTCGACAAATACGAGCACGACATCACAAATGCGTTCACTAAATCAATTGCCGACAACAATTACAAAACAATAGGTAGCCTTCTAACTAATAATAAAAACAATATTGCTAACAACATTTATTCTTATCTTAAAGGAATGTTTGAAAAAAGTGCAGTCAAGTTAGGAGAATTTTTATATAACAAAATTGCACCTGTTCGGCTATCAGATTTGATAAATAAAAGTACAATAATAAAAATAAGCTTTGAATTTAAAAAAGTAATCGGCAGCACTAGCTCATTTGTGAATTCAGAGAGCACACTAAAAAGTAAATTTTCAGGCGATTTTGTAAAGAATAATTTAGTAACCTTCAATAACAACTGCTATGACAAACTGAATAATACATTAGCAGACAATACATTGCTTACAAAGGAAATCTTGAAGCACGAAGATAAGTATAAACTGCTTATAAACAAGCGCGTTAAGGAAATTATAGGCACGGAGGCTACAAGAAATCTTGAAACGAAAGTTTCCGAAAAAACTGCCGGTATTATTCTGAACAAAGATTCAAGGCACAAAGCAATCTATAGAGTGATGGAAGTAGTTAACACCAATGCTGACAGCAATACCCTCGGTGAAATCTTTGACGGCAGGCTTAAACAGTACATGGATTCCCATATGCCAAAGATCCTGAACAAAGTATCCGGCTTAATTGTGAAAAGCATTAAAGAAAGCAAGGAAAAGATATCTTTTGCAGTGCAGTCTGAAATTAAAAACAACCTCGGGTTTATTGAAAAAGGCATGTATACCGTTATGGGCGGCGATGTAATAGTTGATGAACTTCTTGTGAAATTTATAGATGATAAAATTCCTCAGTTTTTTGAAGAAAAAAGAGATGAGCTTCAAACTGTATTTTACAGTATTCTTAATGAAAAATTCTACACAGTTAAGACAGCAGAGGTGTACTCAAATCTAAGCGCAGTAAAGTTGAATGAACTGGCAGACAATTACTTTGACAGTGATAAAGCCGAAAGCCAAGTAACCATCTCAGTGAATCACTTAGCCGACAAAATTGGAAATATAAAATTATCTGAAATTTTGAAATTTTTCAGAGCCGGGAATCTTGAAGAGCTTCAAAATGTTTATCACGATGAAATAAACTCGTTTTCTAATACATTGCATTCAAGCATGAGCCAAAGTAAAGAGTGCATTATTGAACGCATAACCGAGCTTACAGATTCGGCAGTTGATGAGTTCATGAAATCGGAGTTTAGAGAAATATTCAAAGGAATTTCCGAAACAAATATAACTTATACATTTAAAAAACTCTTCGCAGAGTTGGATAAAAACGGATTTGATGAAATACTTCAGTCAGCATCATCTGAATTAATCTCAGAGCTAAATATAGACGCAGGAAGCATTCTTAATAAAGATGAGTTTGTAAATTCTTCTGCATTATACATTCACAAGCTACTGGAAAATCCTGAATTTGAAAATGCTGTTAACAGTCATATCAGCTCAGTAATTGACGAAGCAGTCTCGGAAAATTTTAATTTTATAGATGGGAACTTTAAAGATTACATCCTGAATACTTTCACTGTTTCATGCATCAACAGTTTAAAACGCAACATGGATAAAATATTGAAATCTGTAGAGTTTGACAAAATTGCCCTTGAAGAAATAGAAAAAATGGAACCTGAAAAAATACATGAAATGTTTGATTCATTTGCCGGAGGTTATTTCAAAAAACTCATGTTTTATGGTTTGGGAGGTTTTGTATTCGGAATAAATATGTATGTGGGATTTGCACTGGCATCGCTAAAGATTTTAACCGAGCTAATTAACTTAAGCAGAAATAAGGATAAAAAATAAATACATTTATAATCAAAAATCACGGCGGTTTTCAATCGCCGTGATTTTTGATTTTATATTGTTCAGATTTCATTATATTATTATAAAACCTTGTATATCCAACCTTTTGGAGCTTCTACATCTCCCATCTGAATTTTGTACAGAGTATCATAAAGTTTTTTGGTTACAGGACCTACTTCTGTTTCGCTGTAGAATACATGCAGTTTTCCTTTATAGTCAATACCGCCTATTGGAGTTATAACAGCAGCTGTACCACACGCTCCAGCTTCTTTGAATCTGTCCAGATTATCTATAAATACATCATCTTCTATTGCTTCCATTCCCAGGTACTCTTTTGAAACTTGCATCAAAGATCTTCTAGTGATACTTGGAAGTATTGATGAAGATTTAGGAGTTATAAATTTATCATCCTTTGTAATTCCAAAGAAGTTTGCTGCGCCGACCTCATCAATTTTTGTATGTGTTGCGGGATCCAAATAAATACAATCCGCAAAGCCATTTTTTACTGCTTCGTGATGTGAATGAAGGCTTGCTGCATAGTTTCCGCCTACTTTAATTTTTCCTGTTCCGTTAGGTGCTGCCCTGTCTTCAAGAGTTGTTGCAAAGTTTACAGGCTTCATACCGCCTTTGAAGTAAGGTCCTACAGGCATTCCGAAAACGCCGAAAATATATTCTGGTGCAGGTTTTACTCCTATGTTATCTCCAACGCCTATTACATACGGTCTCAAATAGAATGTTGCGCCTGAGCCGTAAGGAGGTACCCATTCTGAGTTTGCCTTAACAACTTGCATACATGCATCTACGAACTTTTCCACCGGAACCTTAGGCATCATAACTCTTTCACAGCTCGTCTGCATACGTTTAGCGTTTTCATCAGGTCTAAAGAGCTGAATTCCTCCGTCCTTTGTGCTGTATGCCTTCAGGCCTTCAAAGCACTCCTGGCCATAATGCAGGCATGTAGAGCCTTCACTTATGGATATTTTGTTATCTTCAACAAGCTGTCCATCATCCCAGCTTCCGTCTTTCCAGTGAGAAATATATCTCTTGTCTGTTTTAATATAACTAAAACCCAAATCTGACCATTTAATGTCCTTCTTTTTCATAATTTCCTCCTAAATAATATCGTATTAATAACAAATATCATACCTTCAAGCAATAAATTTCAGCCATCTCCTTTAATATATAGCAAAATTCATTCCAATTTCTACCTGTAATAAATACTGCATTTATCAATAATTTAATAATCGCAAAATCATTTATGCATACTTTTGCATGCAATATAGTTCATTTTTGAAATTTTTTGCAATAATAAAAAGAAATTCCCAAAAGGGAATTCCTTTTTATTATCTACTGAGCTAAACCAGAACTTCCCATCAAATTTGAATTGTCAAACATCAGCTTGCTGATATTGTACGCAGCCAGCAGCTGGTATCGCCCGATTTCTGCCTGGGCAAGGTTTGTATCTGCATCTATTACCTCAAGTGATGTTGCCATTCCGTTGTCATACAGCAGTTTGTTTATGCGCGCAGCTTCTGTTGCAAGCTCCACTGTTTTATCCATGTTTACAAGACTTCTTTCAGCTTTTATCAGGTTCAAATAAGCTTTTCTCACATCCAGCTCAACATCTTTATAAGCCTGAGGAACGTTTAATTCGGCATCTTTCAACTTTTCTACTGCTGCCTTGTGTTGTCTGAGATTTGAAGTGTAATATGCTTTGTACGCATGTGTTTCTATTTCCTGAAGCTCCAGATCATTCTCAGCTTTAAGGATTTCAGGTCTCTCCTCTTTAGCTTTTTCTATAACAGCATCTAAATCTATTTCCGCTGTGGGAACATAGGTCAGTTCCGTATCCGTAAGCACTATCTCCTGATCAAATGGCAGGTCAAGCTTGTTTAACAAATCAAGCTTTGCCATATTTAAGTCATCCATGGCTGAATCCAAATCAGTCTTGGCCTGCTGTACTGCCATCTCCCCATTAAGCACCTCCGCTTTTGTAGCAGAGCCATTATCGAATTTCAGGTTTACAACTCTGAGCTGCTCATTTGCTTTGTCTAACTTGGCCTCGTTAATTTCAATTGATTTTTCAGCCAGCAGCACGTTGTAATACAGTGATTTTGTTGATATTTCAATTCCTTTCAAAAGCAATCCCCGATTTTTTTCAAGTTGCTTCATCTGAGTATCGGCATATGTAACGTAGTATCCGTTTTTTGCAAGCAGAGTTTCAATATAATTACTTGTTATGTCAACACCCATAGCAGATATTGTATCTAAAGACATACCCATAAGCATTTCTGCCTGATCTTTGGCGCTTTTGCCTGATCTTCTGGCATCTTGAGCCTGTTTAATTCCATCATCTATTTTCCACATTCCTCTGTCACTTTCAGTTGCCAGCTTAACGGCTTCATCCATAGACAACTCCAATACACCGCTTTCTTCCTCAACTGCTTCGTTTATCTCATCTGTGTCTGCCGGAACAGCATCCTCAGCCAGTGCAACATTTGTTAGTGTGCCAAGCATAAGTGCCATTGCAAGCAGAAATGATATTTTTCTTTTCATGTTTTACCTCCGATTATCGTTTTTTATGTTTTTAAAAATTTCCGCCTATTACTATTTTACACCAATACCGTTAAATAACAAGTCAAAGATTATATCTCCTTCTTTAAATATATTATCCTCCTTGGTGATTTTCAAATTGAAATATTCTTTCATAGTTCCCAGAACAAGGCATGAAATCAGGTATGAAGGTACTTCCTTATTGACTACCCCTTCATTTTTTCCCTGGTCTATCATTTCTATTATTATCCTGTTAATTTCCGAGACATAATCAAACATTGTTTTGAGTACCTTCTCAGAGATTAAATTCTTATAAGACATTATATAATCATGAGGACTTTTTTCAAAATCCTCGTTGCCCGAATCACATCCCCTTTTAAACAGCAACATTGCTTTTTCCTTGAAACTCCTGTCCATTAAGGATATTTCCTCAATATTGTCCCTGAGTGTTTTGACAAAATCCACGCATGTTTCATCAAAAATATCCTGCTTGCTTTTAAAATACTCATACAGCGTACCTTTTCCCACTCCTGCGCTTTGTGCTATGTCATCCATCTTTGTATCATGGTAGCCTTTCTCTCTGAACAAAACTCTGGCAGCTGACAATATCCTGCTTCTCTTTTGATTTTTTCCCGCCATGTTTCCTCCTGCTCATATTTTTTATGTTATGCCCGCTCTATTGTTTTATTTTTGTTTTTCTTAAATTTTCTTTTGAAAAATGCCGCTATATCATCAAATATTGTATACATTATCGGTACAACAACCAATGTCAGCGCAGTTGATAATGAAAGTCCTCCGATTACTACAATACCCATGGATCTGGTAAGTTCCGCTCCTTCTCCTATACCTATTGCCATAGGTACAAGCCCCAGTATCGTCGTAAGGGCAGTCATCATAATAGGCCTTATTCTTATGGGTCCTGCTTTCATTATAGCGGTTGTTCTGTCTTCACCCCTGTTTCTTCGGTTATTTATATAGTCTACAAGAACTATGGCATTGTTAACTACTATACCTACAAGAATAATCAACCCGATTATTCCTATTACATTCAGAGGAAGACCTGCTAAAAACAGCCCTATAAATCCTCCAGACAATGCAAGTGGAACCGAAAACATTATGGACAATGGCTGAAGGAGCGATTCAAACTGCGCTGCGATAATCATGTACACAAGAATGATTGCAACAAGCATAACCATTGCCAAATCTGTAAATGTCTCTTCCATCTGCTCCGTCTCTCCTCCGAAAGTATAGCTGTATCCGTTTGGCATTTCATACTTGCTGAGCAAGCTTTCTATTTCTGTTGAAACAGACTGAGTATCTCTTCCCAAAACACTTCCGCTTACTGTCAGAACTCTTGTCTGATTTTCTCTCATAATGCTGATAGGACCTTTTTCAATGCTGATTTCTGCTATTTCCGAAAGCGGTACACTTCCTCCCTGCGGTGTTTGTATTGGAAGCATCTCAAGCAAAGAAATACTTTGTCCGTATATATTATCTCCCTTTAATATAACGTCCAGCTCGTCACCGTCAACTTTAAACTTCGTAACGGTTGACCCTGATAAAACATTATTTACTTCCGAACCTATCTGTGCTGTAGTCAGTCCATACTGAGAAGCTATGCCCCTGTCAGCTTTTATCTGAACCTGCGGTATTCCGTCATCATAACTTGTAGTTACTTCTCTTGTTCCTTCAACTTTTTCGATTATTTCCTTGAAATCATCTCCAATATCCTTAAGAGTATCTATTTCGTCTCCCTTGATGCTGATACTTATGGAACCAACACTCATCCCCATCATCATCATTGATGCTTCCGAAACACTTATCTCGGCTCCGGGGACATCCTTAACCATTTTTCGAATCTCATCGCTTATATCTTTTGCACTTCTGTCTCTCTCATTCAGCTCGCTCAGAATAACAGTCATAGAACCGGTACCTGAACTACCTCCCATACTCATTATGCCGGAGCTGCCCGCCTGAGTAAATATCGAAACAACTTCCGGTATTTCCTGTATTGATGACTGGATTTCCTTTAGAGTCTCATCAATCTGTTCTGTCTCAGATCCTGCTGGAAGGCTAACACTAACATTTATTATCCCCTCGTCTGTGGCAGGAAAAAATTCCGCTCCCACCGATGAAAGCATAGCAATGCTGGCAACAAACAGCCCTATACTCGCCGCTATTGTAATAAAGCGATGCCTTAAACTCCAGCTTAAAACAGTTTTGTACAGCACAACCAGCGGTCCATGCTTTTTTTCCTGAGTTTCTTCAGATTCAAGGTTTCTAACTGTAACGAGTTTGGATGACAACATAGGAACCAGTGTAAGTGCAATGACCAATGAACTCATAAGAGCTATTACTATGGCAAGAGCAAAGTCCTTGAATATGGTTGCAGCCAACCCTCCCGTAAATACAATCGGCAGGAAAACTGCTACAGTGGTGAGTGAAGAAGCTGTTACTGCCATTGAAACCTCATTTGCACCGTTTATAGACGCCGTTGTTCTGTCCATACCCAGGCTTCTGTTTCTATATATATTCTCAAGAACAACAATAGAGTTATCTACCAGCATACCTATTCCGAGAGCAATCCCACCTATGGTCATCATATTGAGTGTTATCTTTGTAAAGAATAAAATAACAAATGTAGTAATTACGGAAATAGGTATAGAAAGCGCAATTACAAGTGTCGTTTTAAAGCTTCTTAAAAATATCATAAGTACGATTACCGCAAAAACTCCACCTAAAATCGCTGTTCTTATCATATTTTTAATTGCAAAATTTATATAATCTGCCTGATCAAAAAAGGATATCATATTTAAATCCGGATATTCTTTTTTTATTTTTTCCAATTCTTTGTTTACTTTTTTTGAAACATTAACTGTATTTCCGTCTGACTGCTTCATAATGGAAATCTGAACTACTTCTTTGCCGTCCATCTTCGTTATAGTAGATTGATCCTTATCAGCCATTTTAACATCGGCAATATCCTGAAGCCTTACTGTTCCCCCTGTAGTAAGAGGAATTGTCAGATTTCTTATGTCTTCTATTGATTTAAACTCCCCTATTGTTCTGACTGTAAGTTCATTACTTCCTTTTTTGACACTGCCTCCCGGCAAATTGATATTTGCTGCCTGAATCACTTGTGTCACGTAGGCCTGACTAAGATTGAAGCCCTTTAGCGCCTCTTCTTTAAGCATTACCTCAATCTCTTTTTCAAGACCGCCGGAAACAGAAGCTGAAGCCGTTCCTTCAATTCTTTCAAGGCGCGGAGCTATAATATCCTCAGCCATTTTTTGAGCATTATACAGATCTCCGCCGCTTGAAACAGCCATCTGAATAATTGGCATTGCACTTGGGTCCAGTTTCGCTACTATGGGTGATGTTATACCGTCCGGCAGGAATCCTTCAATCAAATCAATGTTTTCTCTAAGCTGAAGCATTGCATTATCCATATCCGTTCCAAATGCAAATTGGATCAATACCAACGAGCTTCCTTCATTTGAATATGATATCATACCTTCAATATTTTCAACAGTAGCCACACTCTGTTCCACCGGC
Above is a window of Sedimentibacter sp. MB35-C1 DNA encoding:
- a CDS encoding DUF445 family protein; translated protein: MNEIILNYIAQAVLGGASGYITNDYAINMLFKEYTPLKIGGVIKKTRSEFIDNLSSMVENDIINTEKFQQILNDECLKKEFDAMTSDFYKSCLYDAVGSNRLQQIEGFDETLESTDTFISDIINKYMPDLYEIMLDKLDPGVFLTPKQLSSISNSIYSAVYETIDTSDILKDTLMSVYRHNSNLVLGNIIDRNIYENIIGNIIEILLNKYPEKFKTIIDEILDSLGINESFKSAEKVFYDKKIGEIVMLDEIPENLHNRISSYVDSKEGTERIGNLISSIFSFGKNCDKSLFDLLDTSFESSLKIYLTDNIPYVTENIIGWIKENSNLIDTLIEQSMDEVVKESDGLKAKMLSTIKTVYLNNLSKKYSLADKIISYIRKVSNSEKLGNILSDKLIDLLESLTIREIFEEAERNNITPEKISLFIRNYIRQNSRSFINSFTEYIAEKKAGDIFSAELIRDDVLPGLMKQFSEFLPSETVKNYLTQIAANGASCLLDKELRHLVNEKQAECSAEKLSLLIGKAISSMEDSIKKWIGINAENLAVNLTSKNLNQETVDTLNDSLYKAYINGAEKVRPAPVSFVLDKLNSIDDLVENSSDSLRTYAVDNSGIILNGSIKAIVSDNLNKLDDKALVNLANDFIGRELKPIMYFGGMLGIVAGLILATFHTVSPGPTVIRTANMAAYALVGYMTNVIAINMIFKPYRKNKLLSKLPFFRNFSLGYIIKNQSTFAQKTAQFIDKNLLNKKSISELFDKYEHDITNAFTKSIADNNYKTIGSLLTNNKNNIANNIYSYLKGMFEKSAVKLGEFLYNKIAPVRLSDLINKSTIIKISFEFKKVIGSTSSFVNSESTLKSKFSGDFVKNNLVTFNNNCYDKLNNTLADNTLLTKEILKHEDKYKLLINKRVKEIIGTEATRNLETKVSEKTAGIILNKDSRHKAIYRVMEVVNTNADSNTLGEIFDGRLKQYMDSHMPKILNKVSGLIVKSIKESKEKISFAVQSEIKNNLGFIEKGMYTVMGGDVIVDELLVKFIDDKIPQFFEEKRDELQTVFYSILNEKFYTVKTAEVYSNLSAVKLNELADNYFDSDKAESQVTISVNHLADKIGNIKLSEILKFFRAGNLEELQNVYHDEINSFSNTLHSSMSQSKECIIERITELTDSAVDEFMKSEFREIFKGISETNITYTFKKLFAELDKNGFDEILQSASSELISELNIDAGSILNKDEFVNSSALYIHKLLENPEFENAVNSHISSVIDEAVSENFNFIDGNFKDYILNTFTVSCINSLKRNMDKILKSVEFDKIALEEIEKMEPEKIHEMFDSFAGGYFKKLMFYGLGGFVFGINMYVGFALASLKILTELINLSRNKDKK
- a CDS encoding branched-chain amino acid aminotransferase, which produces MKKKDIKWSDLGFSYIKTDKRYISHWKDGSWDDGQLVEDNKISISEGSTCLHYGQECFEGLKAYSTKDGGIQLFRPDENAKRMQTSCERVMMPKVPVEKFVDACMQVVKANSEWVPPYGSGATFYLRPYVIGVGDNIGVKPAPEYIFGVFGMPVGPYFKGGMKPVNFATTLEDRAAPNGTGKIKVGGNYAASLHSHHEAVKNGFADCIYLDPATHTKIDEVGAANFFGITKDDKFITPKSSSILPSITRRSLMQVSKEYLGMEAIEDDVFIDNLDRFKEAGACGTAAVITPIGGIDYKGKLHVFYSETEVGPVTKKLYDTLYKIQMGDVEAPKGWIYKVL
- a CDS encoding TolC family protein, which translates into the protein MKRKISFLLAMALMLGTLTNVALAEDAVPADTDEINEAVEEESGVLELSMDEAVKLATESDRGMWKIDDGIKQAQDARRSGKSAKDQAEMLMGMSLDTISAMGVDITSNYIETLLAKNGYYVTYADTQMKQLEKNRGLLLKGIEISTKSLYYNVLLAEKSIEINEAKLDKANEQLRVVNLKFDNGSATKAEVLNGEMAVQQAKTDLDSAMDDLNMAKLDLLNKLDLPFDQEIVLTDTELTYVPTAEIDLDAVIEKAKEERPEILKAENDLELQEIETHAYKAYYTSNLRQHKAAVEKLKDAELNVPQAYKDVELDVRKAYLNLIKAERSLVNMDKTVELATEAARINKLLYDNGMATSLEVIDADTNLAQAEIGRYQLLAAYNISKLMFDNSNLMGSSGLAQ
- a CDS encoding TetR/AcrR family transcriptional regulator, with product MAGKNQKRSRILSAARVLFREKGYHDTKMDDIAQSAGVGKGTLYEYFKSKQDIFDETCVDFVKTLRDNIEEISLMDRSFKEKAMLLFKRGCDSGNEDFEKSPHDYIMSYKNLISEKVLKTMFDYVSEINRIIIEMIDQGKNEGVVNKEVPSYLISCLVLGTMKEYFNLKITKEDNIFKEGDIIFDLLFNGIGVK
- a CDS encoding efflux RND transporter permease subunit, which encodes MLSRFSVKKPVTITMMILIVIVLGVVSLSKLQIDLLPQMELPYVMVQTGYSGAGPEEIENLITKPVEQSVATVENIEGMISYSNEGSSLVLIQFAFGTDMDNAMLQLRENIDLIEGFLPDGITSPIVAKLDPSAMPIIQMAVSSGGDLYNAQKMAEDIIAPRLERIEGTASASVSGGLEKEIEVMLKEEALKGFNLSQAYVTQVIQAANINLPGGSVKKGSNELTVRTIGEFKSIEDIRNLTIPLTTGGTVRLQDIADVKMADKDQSTITKMDGKEVVQISIMKQSDGNTVNVSKKVNKELEKIKKEYPDLNMISFFDQADYINFAIKNMIRTAILGGVFAVIVLMIFLRSFKTTLVIALSIPISVITTFVILFFTKITLNMMTIGGIALGIGMLVDNSIVVLENIYRNRSLGMDRTTASINGANEVSMAVTASSLTTVAVFLPIVFTGGLAATIFKDFALAIVIALMSSLVIALTLVPMLSSKLVTVRNLESEETQEKKHGPLVVLYKTVLSWSLRHRFITIAASIGLFVASIAMLSSVGAEFFPATDEGIINVSVSLPAGSETEQIDETLKEIQSSIQEIPEVVSIFTQAGSSGIMSMGGSSGTGSMTVILSELNERDRSAKDISDEIRKMVKDVPGAEISVSEASMMMMGMSVGSISISIKGDEIDTLKDIGDDFKEIIEKVEGTREVTTSYDDGIPQVQIKADRGIASQYGLTTAQIGSEVNNVLSGSTVTKFKVDGDELDVILKGDNIYGQSISLLEMLPIQTPQGGSVPLSEIAEISIEKGPISIMRENQTRVLTVSGSVLGRDTQSVSTEIESLLSKYEMPNGYSYTFGGETEQMEETFTDLAMVMLVAIILVYMIIAAQFESLLQPLSIMFSVPLALSGGFIGLFLAGLPLNVIGIIGLIILVGIVVNNAIVLVDYINNRRNRGEDRTTAIMKAGPIRIRPIMMTALTTILGLVPMAIGIGEGAELTRSMGIVVIGGLSLSTALTLVVVPIMYTIFDDIAAFFKRKFKKNKNKTIERA